One Dromiciops gliroides isolate mDroGli1 chromosome 3, mDroGli1.pri, whole genome shotgun sequence DNA segment encodes these proteins:
- the LOC122750524 gene encoding LOW QUALITY PROTEIN: putative monooxygenase p33MONOX (The sequence of the model RefSeq protein was modified relative to this genomic sequence to represent the inferred CDS: inserted 2 bases in 2 codons) has translation MSLPIGMHHRAFSYDDVLEDPTPMTLPSSDICSKVLWKKPVIPDRKYQQLSKVEEGENSFSISPSASSDQMNKAPVVKAKAMHIIMNSLITKQTQESIQHFEQQAGLTDAGYTPHKGFTTEEAKHHGMAEAIHKLKLQNGEMTKEDRLTASTQSTPSSTPHSSPKQKPRGWFTHGSSTSLPGLDVSIMDSGNADSDKPSSXKWSLFGPRTLQKSDSGXQYKGTQKPSPMELIWVQATRIAEDPAALKPPKMDLPVMEGKKQPSWTHNHKPRDMNVLTPTGF, from the exons ATGTCTTTGCCAATTGGAATGCATCATCGGGCATTCAGTTATGATGATGTCCTGGAGGATCCCACACCGATGACTCTGCCTTCATCTGACATATGCAGTAAGGTTCTGTGGAAAAAGCCGGTCATCCCAGATCGGAAGTACCAACAGCTTTCCAaggttgaggaaggagaaaatagttTCTCCATAAGCCCCTCAGCTTCCAGTGACCAAATGAACAAGGCCCCAGTGGTGAAGGCTAAGGCAATGCACATCATCATGAATTCTCTAATTACAAAACAGACACAAGAGAGCATCCAGCATTTTGAGCAGCAAGCAGGGCTGACAGATGCAGGATACACTCCCCATAAAGGCTTCACCACTGAAGAAGCTAAGCACCACGGTATGGCAGAGGCAATCCATAAATTGAAGTTGCAAAATGGAGAAATGACTAAAGAAGATAGACTGACTGCTTCAACCCAGTCCACCCCAAGTAGTACACCCCATTCTTCTCCCAAGCAAAAGCCCAGAGGCTGGTTTACTCATGGATCTTCTACTTCCTTACCTGGCCTAGATGTCAGCATCATGGACTCTGGAAATGCAGATAGCGACAAgccctcat gaaaatggagcCTTTTTGGACCAAGAACCCTCCAGAAATCCGACTCAG TTCAGTACAAAGGTACTCAGAAGCCATCACCAATGGAGCTCATTTGGGTTCAGGCTACTAGAATTGCAGAAGATCCAGCAGCCTTAAAGCCACCTAAAATGGACCTTCCagtgatggaaggaaagaaacaacctTCATGGACCCATAACCACAAACCAAGGGACATGAATGTGTTGACTCCTACAGGGTTCTAA